In Zingiber officinale cultivar Zhangliang chromosome 3B, Zo_v1.1, whole genome shotgun sequence, a single window of DNA contains:
- the LOC122055380 gene encoding protein TSS-like: MAPKSGRCRGNRGKSERKKKEEKTVPSVVDVTVFTPYESQLTLKGISSDRILDVRRLLGSNVETCHLTNYSLLHAARGQRLNDAVEIVSIKPCVLRMAEENYATEQQAVAHVRRLLDIVACTTAFGKHKQHQHQQQQPPNASCPITDPILEATVPAISDKFDMAAIHVPPKLAEFYDFFSFSHLSSPILFIRRREEGIARERQEGDYFELEVKVCNGKLINVVASVKGFYTIGKHSVLCHSLVELLQQLSSAFSNAYDALMRSFVEHNKFGNLPYGFRANTWLVPPIFVDSSMRCHSLPVEDEKWGGNAGGYGRDDKNVHRPWAAEFLSLAKIPCKTEEERLIRDRKAFLLHNVFVNTVIFKAVSTIQSIMNNKDLSTSQGLKLHEEQIGDFRIVVRRDHNNASMKLEDKIDGSRLLNLSVKEVAIRNLLKGLTADENVAIKDTRALGVVIVKHCGYTATVTVLYCKEVNSNAKKSIVLPKPNNIDEDDQPEGGANALNINRLRVLLPLSSYTESAGGCQSSVSNLNDVKAAKSLVRKIISDSLQTLEALSLCKERYIRWELGACWLQHLQQKGALEGTEPKGNSTDSSDEPVIKGLGKKFEKLKKLKRKTGNADKKDENEGTNSGNKFGRETANFEELKQRELDHEEQLRKLLSEEAFNFLKDSETGLHKKSIEELTKMAHKFYDDIALPKLVADFASLELSPVDGRTLTDFMHIRGLRMCSLGRVVELGEKLPHIQSICIHEMVIRAFKYIVRAVIASVENLPDLPAAIAATLNILMGTPKMENFDSDMTSEHNMTIRWIQTFLLKRFGWKIRDEFNHLRKFVILRGLCQQVGLELVAKNYNMDAPNPFEKSDIISVVPVCKHVVLSSADGRNLLESSKAALDKGKLDAAVSFGTKALTKMIAICGSYHRLTANAYSLLAVVLYHTGDFDQATIYQQKALDINERELGLDHPDTMKSYGDLSVFYYRLQHNELALKYVKRALYLLHFSCGLSHPNSAATYINVAMMEEGMGNVNVALRYLHEALKCNKRLLGPDHIQTAASYHAIAIALSMMEAYTLSVQHEQTTLRILQAKLGPEDLRTQDAATWLEYFESKALEQQEAARRGIPKLDASIASKGHLSVSDLLNYINPDQDSKERDRRKKQGNSKNSRPSHEQSIKFIEDAQTKGELSHIGSVKEELNQVRNEADNHSDNSKEHNSVVLSDIRQEDAISPAESAEEGWQEATSKGRSGYTRRSFRSKRANASKETLNNLQSASFATAGFKKRLPSLPKLPTRTTAVDASYMEKGLTTGSSNSGDDTNKSLIKTLEADITAEKTDKVSSYSRLAIVASKFVSYKDVAISPPGTLLMSKLEQEEENESGDPKVNPDLVEISEDEIKKQENASQEETLSNNSEREAQSSDGNTSNSTEKMDTDTNQELTTKIETTNGSKLSASAPPFKPGSLLSMSHPYNSVATRGCYDLRVSQQMMTRSLEIPSTQSVNSRVPCGPRSKLYYRTVHSSRRKHFHSNTQKVFANRSRPTSTIMNPHAAEFMPVKVLEQQDHSDAIPATQIPTTEGNNSNDRTSIVLEEDKLETDKVSDEGNIERTQLNGGQDLQEKCRAMESSAALKRTELARHILLNIFFKSKRDSFRSPAEAQDTVNTPSHNRTSTGNITSEANPGHGSQPHTHGSPKRTEKIQSQDTEGFTMVSKRRSKQQQPLDAVHGLYTQQSICA, from the exons ATGGCGCCCAAGTCTGGCCGCTGTAGAGGAAACAGAGGCAAAtctgaaaggaagaagaaggaagagaaga CGGTGCCTAGCGTTGTGGATGTGACGGTGTTCACGCCCTATGAATCCCAACTGACACTCAAG GGAATTTCCAGTGATAGGATACTGGACGTGAGAAGGCTGCTGGGATCCAATGTGGAGACTTGCCATCTCACCAATTACTCCTTGTTGCACGCG GCACGTGGGCAGCGATTGAACGACGCCGTGGAAATCGTGTCGATCAAACCATGCGTTCTGAGAATGGCGGAAG AGAACTACGCCACAGAGCAGCAGGCCGTTGCACACGTGCGAAGGTTGTTGGACATCGTAGCTTGCACCACAGCTTTCGGAAAACACAAGCAGCATCAACATCAGCAGCAGCAGCCTCCTAATGCCTCCTGCCCAATTACCGATCCCATCCTGGAAGCTACAGTTCCTGCCATTTCCGACAAGTTCGACATGGCGGCGATCCACGTGCCTCCTAAGCTCGCCGAATTCTatgatttcttctccttctcacATCTCAGTTCTCCAATTCTGT TTATAAGGAGACGTGAAGAAGGAATTGCACGGGAGAGGCAGGAAGGTGATTATTTCGAACTAGAG GTTAAAGTTTGTAATGGTAAGTTAATAAATGTGGTGGCTTCAGTCAAAGGGTTTTATACTATTGGCAAACATTCTGTATTATGTCATTCTCTTGTGGAGTTGTTACAGCAACTTAGCAGCGCATTTTCAAAT GCATACGATGCATTGATGAGAAGTTTTGTTGAACATAACAAG TTCGGTAATCTGCCATATGGATTTCGTGCAAATACATGGCTCGTGCCTCCTATTTTTGTGGACTCTTCTATGAGGTGCCATTCTCTGCCTGTGGAAGATGAGAAATGGGGAGGAAATGCTGGTGGTTATGGCAGAGATGATAAGAATGTCCATAGACCATGGGCAGCAGAGTTCTTGTCATTGGCAAAGATTCCATGTAAAACTGAAGAGGAAAGGTTGATCCGTGATAGAAAGGCATTTTTACTGCACAATGTATTTGTAAACACAGTAATTTTTAAAGCTGTCTCAACAATTCAAAGTATCATGAACAACAAAGATTTGTCTACTTCACAAGGCTTAAAGCTACATGAAGAACAAATAGGAGATTTTAGGATAGTTGTACGACGGGATCACAATAATGCTAGTATGAAATTAGAGGACAAAATTGATGGAAGCCGATTACTTAATCTCTCTGTTAAAGAGGTAGCCATAAGGAATCTTCTGAAAGGGTTGACTGCAGATGAAAATGTTGCTATAAAA GACACTAGAGCTTTAGGCGTTGTCATAGTTAAACATTGTGGCTATACTGCCACAGTTACAGTTTTATACTGCAAGGAAGTAAATAGCAATGCAAAAAAGAGTATTGTTCTTCCAAAACCAAATAACATTGATGAAGATGACCAACCAGAAGGAGGTGCCAATGCTTTGAATATCAACAG ATTGAGGGTTTTGCTACCATTGTCATCGTATACAGAATCAGCAGGGGGATGCCAATCTTCTGTTTCCAACTTGAATGATGTCAAAGCTGCAAAGTCATTAGTAAGAAAAATTATTAGTGATAGCTTACAAACGTTAGAAGCCTTATCTCTATGTAAGGAGAGGTATATCAGATGGGAGCTCGGTGCTTGCTGGTTGCAGCACTTGCAGCAAAAGGGTGCATTAGAAGGTACTGAACCGAAAGGCAATAGCACAGATAGTTCGGATGAACCTGTTATCAAAGGTCTAGGGAAGaagtttgaaaagttaaaaaagtTAAAAAGGAAAACGGGGAATGCAGATAAGAAAGATGAGAATGAAGGTACAAATTCGGGCAACAAATTTGGAAGAGAAACAGCTAATTTTGAAGAGTTGAAGCAGCGTGAATTGGACCATGAGGAACAGCTAAGGAAACTCCTATCAGAAGAAGCGTTCAACTTTTTGAAAGATTCAGAAACAGGACTCCATAAAAAG TCAATAGAGGAGCTTACCAAGATGGCACATAAATTTTATGATGATATTGCACTTCCAAAGCTG GTGGCAGATTTTGCATCTCTTGAGCTTTCTCCAGTTGATGGAAGAACTCTTACTGATTTCATGCATATACGAGGACTTAGAATGTGTTCCTTAGGAAGAGTG GTTGAACTTGGAGAAAAACTCCCACATATTCAGTCAATTTGCATTCATGAGATGGTCATTCGTGCTTTCAAGTACATAGTTCGTGCAGTTATTGCTTCTGTGGAGAACTTACCTGATTTACCGGCAGCAATCGCTGCAACTTTGAACATTTTAATGGGTACACCAAAAATGGAAAATTTTGACAGTGACATGACTAGTGAGCACAATATGACAATAAGGTGGATACAGACCTTCCTGTTGAAAAGATTTGGTTGGAAGATAAGAGATGAATTTAACCACTTGCGTAAGTTTGTAATACTACGAGGCCTTTGCCAGCAG GTGGGATTGGAGTTGGTTGCTAAAAATTATAACATGGATGCTCCAAACCCATTTGAGAAGTCTGATATTATCAGCGTTGTTCCTGTGTGCAAA CATGTGGTTTTATCTTCTGCTGATGGTAGGAACTTGTTGGAGTCATCAAAGGCAGCTTTGGACAAAGGAAAGCTCGATGCTGCTGTAAGCTTTGGAACAAAG GCACTTACTAAAATGATAGCAATTTGTGGTTCATATCATCGCTTGACTGCTAATGCCTACAGTCTCCTAGCAGTAGTGCTATACCATACAGGTGATTTTGATCAG GCAACAATATATCAGCAGAAGGCACTAGACATTAATGAGAGAGAGCTTGGACTCGACCATCCAGATACCATGAAGAGTTATGGGGATCTTTCTGTTTTCTACTACCGTCTCCAACACAACGAATTGGCTTTGAA GTATGTAAAACGTGCACTTTATCTTCTTCACTTCTCATGTGGACTTTCACATCCAAATTCTGCTGCAACATATATAAATGTCGCAATGATGGAAGAGGGAATGGGAAATGTTAATGTTGCACTTAGATACCTCCACGAGGCCCTGAAATGCAATAAAAGGTTATTAGGGCCTGATCACATACAG ACTGCTGCAAGCTACCATGCTATTGCGATTGCCCTCTCCATGATGGAGGCCTATACACTCAGTGTGCAACATGAGCAAACCACTTTGCGAATTCTTCAAGCCAAACTTGGACCAGAAGATCTTCGCACTCAG GATGCTGCTACTTGGCTTGAATACTTTGAATCAAAAGCTTTGGAACAGCAAGAAGCCGCTCGAAGAGGCATCCCAAAGCTTGATGCATCAATTGCTAGCAAAGGTCATCTGAG TGTTTCAGATCTACTTAACTACATAAACCCTGATCAAGATTCAAAAGAAAGAGACAGGAGAAAAAAACAAGGAAATTCAAAG AACAGCAGACCCAGTCATGAACAATCCATCAAATTCATAGAAGATGCTCAAACTAAAGGAGAATTATCACACATTGGTTCTGTAAAAGAAGAATTGAATCAGGTGAGAAATGAGGCTGACAATCATTCAGATAATTCAAAAGAGCACAACAGTGTGGTCCTTAGTGATATCAGACAGGAAGATGCAATATCTCCTGCCGAATCTGCTGAAGAAGGTTGGCAAGAGGCAACCTCAAAAGGACGTTCTGGATACACGAGAAGAAGTTTCCGATCCAAAAGGGCAAATGCCTCTAAAGAAACATTAAACAACTTGCAGTCAGCAAGCTTTGCAACTGCTGGTTTTAAGAAACGTTTGCCTTCATTACCAAAATTACCAACCAGAACTACTGCAGTTGATGCTTCTTACATGGAAAAAGGTTTGACGACAGGAAGCTCAAATAGTGGAGATGATACAAATAAATCACTCATTAAGACCCTTGAAGCTGATATTACTGCAGAAAAAACTGATAAAGTCAGCAGCTATTCTAGGCTTGCCATTGTCGCTTCAAAGTTTGTGTCTTACAAAGACGTAGCAATTTCACCACCAGGAACACTTCTGATGTCAAAAttggagcaagaggaagagaaTGAAAGTGGTGACCCAAAGGTAAACCCTGACTTGGTAGAGATTTCAGAGGACGAAATCAAGAAACAAGAAAATGCCTCACAAGAAGAAACATTGAGCAACAATAGCGAAAGGGAGGCTCAATCAAGTGATGGGAACACATCAAATTCAACTGAAAAAATGGACACTGATACAAATCAGGAATTGACAACCAAGATAGAGACAACGAATGGGAGTAAACTTTCGGCTTCAGCTCCTCCTTTCAAACCAGGATCATTATTGTCTATGTCTCATCCATATAACTCAGTTGCTACCAGAGGATGTTATGACTTGAGAGTTTCTCAACAGATGATGACTCGATCCTTAGAAATTCCCTCAACTCAATCTGTTAATTCCAGAGTACCATGTGGTCCAAGATCAAAACTGTACTACAGGACAGTTCATTCGTCCCGAAGGAAACATTTCCATTCCAACACCCAGAAAGTCTTTGCAAACAGAAGCAGACCTACGTCTACCATCATGAACCCTCATGCAGCTGAATTTATGCCTGTAAAAGTTTTGGAACAACAAGATCACTCTGATGCTATTCCTGCAACACAAATTCCTACAACTGAAGGGAACAATTCCAATGATCGAACTTCTATAGTTCTTGAGGAAGATAAATTGGAAACTGATAAAGTTTCTGATGAAGGAAATATCGAGAGGACTCAACTTAATGGAGGACAAGATTTGCAAGAGAAATGTAGAGCGATGGAGAGTTCGGCAGCTTTGAAGAGGACTGAACTTGCAAGGCATATTCTGCTCAATATCTTTTTTAAGTCCAAGAGAGATAGTTTCAGGTCCCCAGCTGAAGCTCAGGACACTGTCAACACACCTAGTCATAATAGAACAAGTACAGGGAATATTACCAGTGAAGCTAATCCAGGTCATGGTTCTCAACCCCATACTCATGGATCACCGAAACGTACAGAGAAGATTCAAAGCCAGGACACTGAAGGATTTACCATGGTCTCAAAGAGAAGAAGCAAACAGCAGCAACCCTTGGATGCAGTTCATGGTCTGTACACTCAACAGTCTATATGTGCGTAG